In Syntrophorhabdales bacterium, the following are encoded in one genomic region:
- a CDS encoding nucleotidyltransferase family protein: protein MSEIRRTGRIDTVILAAGSSRRLGVNKLFLTVDGEPVLKRTLRPFLDMDLGTVFVVTGFQRERIEHLLRDVPVRLVHNSDFEEGMSASVRAVLPFLEPGRPLLLHLGDKPFVKPETLRRILDSFSQGTHRIVLPVYKGQKGHPVLIDVTSYLDETRSLKGETALKPIIEKHAQDILYVEGDEGILLDLDTEDDIDLLRNRGYTIEKG, encoded by the coding sequence ATGAGCGAAATAAGAAGAACAGGAAGAATTGACACGGTTATCCTGGCCGCCGGCTCATCAAGAAGACTGGGAGTGAACAAGCTCTTCTTGACAGTTGATGGTGAACCGGTCCTGAAGCGCACCCTGCGCCCTTTTTTGGATATGGATCTGGGTACGGTTTTTGTGGTCACGGGCTTTCAGCGGGAACGTATCGAACATCTCCTCAGAGATGTGCCCGTGAGGCTTGTCCACAACAGTGACTTTGAGGAAGGCATGTCGGCGTCGGTGAGGGCAGTGCTGCCCTTCCTTGAGCCCGGGCGCCCTCTTTTGTTGCACCTCGGCGACAAGCCTTTTGTGAAGCCAGAGACGCTTCGGCGTATACTGGATTCTTTCTCTCAGGGTACGCACCGGATCGTCTTGCCGGTCTATAAGGGGCAGAAGGGTCATCCTGTACTCATAGACGTTACGAGCTATCTTGATGAAACGCGCTCTCTCAAAGGAGAGACCGCGCTAAAGCCTATCATCGAGAAGCATGCTCAAGACATACTCTACGTTGAAGGAGACGAGGGGATTCTCCTGGATCTCGATACGGAGGACGATATCGATCTTTTGAGGAATAGGGGGTATACGATTGAAAAAGGTTAA
- the amrA gene encoding AmmeMemoRadiSam system protein A — protein MGRSDNEGIGMKANCGKKVGTDLHFTDEERTLMKELVKETIESSLFGRKEKPMAVPQKLKEKMGAFVCLKTYGQLKGCIGHIKGFLPLDETIREMARQAAFHDPRFAPLDAGEWKATEIEISVLTPMQKVENVEDIRVGVHGLYIEKGSDTGLLLPQVAVEYGWDRTTFLEYACMKAGLDKDAWKSKGTNIYVFSADVF, from the coding sequence TTGGGACGTAGCGACAACGAAGGTATAGGTATGAAGGCAAATTGCGGCAAGAAGGTAGGAACCGATCTTCATTTCACCGATGAGGAACGGACGCTCATGAAGGAATTGGTGAAGGAGACCATCGAGAGTAGCCTCTTCGGAAGAAAAGAGAAGCCTATGGCTGTGCCGCAGAAACTGAAGGAGAAGATGGGAGCCTTTGTTTGCCTGAAAACGTACGGACAGCTTAAAGGTTGCATAGGTCACATCAAAGGGTTTCTGCCCCTGGACGAGACGATCAGGGAAATGGCCAGGCAAGCGGCATTTCACGATCCGAGGTTTGCGCCCCTGGACGCCGGTGAATGGAAGGCGACGGAGATCGAGATCTCTGTCCTGACGCCGATGCAGAAGGTCGAGAATGTCGAAGATATAAGAGTGGGAGTGCATGGGCTGTACATAGAGAAGGGGTCTGACACAGGCTTGCTCCTGCCGCAGGTGGCTGTCGAGTACGGCTGGGACAGAACCACGTTCTTGGAGTATGCGTGCATGAAGGCCGGGTTGGACAAAGATGCCTGGAAGTCGAAAGGAACCAATATCTATGTGTTCTCAGCCGACGTGTTTTGA
- a CDS encoding molybdopterin-binding protein, with product MKKVKVQDAVGLVLAHDVTEIIPQKKKGVAFERGRIIELQDVERLMDLGKNYVYVTEGNEKEVHEDEAARRIAQAAMDAHMELTPPREGRINLISKVRGLVSVNTRKLYALNSVKEVAFTTVPDRYPVKAGDMIAATRILPLYIGEAALQQAEQTGRQGVIRILPFKSTKGGLVVTGTEVFSGRIKDGSPLVEERLRNYGLEMIGKEFTPDDVGAIRDAILRLLQKGADIVITTGGLSVDPDDVTKEGVAATGARIQLYGAPVFPGAMFLIARRKGKYILGAPACVYYSKSTVLDIILPWVLAGVKITKSDILKLGHGGLCTNCAECHYPNCFFGKSK from the coding sequence TTGAAAAAGGTTAAGGTACAGGACGCAGTCGGCCTTGTGCTGGCTCACGACGTTACGGAAATTATACCGCAGAAGAAGAAGGGCGTGGCCTTCGAACGCGGAAGAATCATTGAACTCCAGGACGTGGAACGGCTCATGGACCTGGGGAAGAATTACGTATACGTGACCGAGGGCAATGAAAAGGAGGTGCATGAAGACGAAGCTGCACGTCGTATTGCTCAGGCGGCGATGGACGCACACATGGAACTCACGCCCCCCAGGGAGGGCAGGATCAATCTCATAAGTAAAGTGCGGGGGCTTGTTTCTGTCAATACAAGAAAGCTCTACGCGCTCAACAGCGTTAAGGAGGTTGCCTTTACAACGGTGCCTGACCGCTACCCTGTCAAGGCCGGGGACATGATTGCGGCTACGCGCATCCTGCCGCTTTATATTGGTGAGGCGGCGTTGCAGCAAGCGGAGCAGACCGGCAGACAAGGGGTCATTAGAATACTGCCTTTTAAGTCGACGAAGGGCGGTCTTGTGGTGACAGGCACTGAGGTCTTCAGCGGGAGAATAAAAGACGGTTCACCGCTCGTCGAGGAAAGGCTCAGGAATTACGGCCTGGAGATGATAGGGAAAGAGTTCACACCGGATGATGTTGGTGCAATCAGGGATGCCATTCTGCGTCTCCTGCAGAAAGGTGCTGACATTGTGATAACCACCGGAGGGCTATCCGTGGACCCTGATGACGTAACGAAAGAAGGTGTCGCAGCGACAGGGGCCCGAATACAGCTTTACGGCGCACCGGTCTTCCCGGGAGCGATGTTTCTTATAGCGCGACGCAAAGGGAAATACATTCTTGGAGCTCCTGCGTGCGTTTACTATAGCAAGAGCACTGTCCTGGATATAATTCTTCCGTGGGTCCTTGCTGGTGTCAAGATCACCAAAAGTGATATACTGAAGCTGGGTCACGGGGGACTCTGCACGAACTGCGCGGAGTGCCATTATCCCAACTGTTTTTTTGGAAAGAGCAAATAG
- a CDS encoding DUF1858 domain-containing protein codes for MISKQMTIEEVVQKYPETRATFERYGLGCVGCQAALFENIEQGAKVHGIDVDALITDLNKQIQKC; via the coding sequence ATGATAAGTAAACAGATGACGATTGAAGAAGTCGTCCAGAAGTACCCTGAGACGCGTGCAACCTTCGAACGATACGGGCTGGGTTGTGTCGGTTGTCAGGCGGCGCTATTTGAGAACATCGAACAGGGCGCAAAGGTGCACGGCATCGATGTTGACGCATTGATTACAGATTTGAACAAGCAAATCCAAAAGTGTTGA
- the amrB gene encoding AmmeMemoRadiSam system protein B, which produces MLREPAVSGMFYPADPKALLDDIEVYLKQASPEEIRGDIKGMVSPHAGYMYSGAVAAWGYKALLMRKYDTVIIIAPSHKAYFEGAAVQERGGYRTPLGIVQIDEEFASELVKESKVVQANTQVHKGEHSLEVQLPFLQVVLQEFRMVPLIMGTQDSGVSRELASALSKVIRRIGTKSLVIGSTDLSHYYPYAHALELDGQVARNLGSFDIAGLTSDLEADKCEACGAGAVVATMAVSRKLGANAAKVLKYANSGDVSGDKASVVGYISAVFYQEDEGLGT; this is translated from the coding sequence ATGTTACGAGAACCGGCAGTCAGCGGGATGTTTTATCCGGCCGACCCGAAAGCTCTATTGGACGACATCGAAGTCTACCTGAAGCAGGCTTCGCCTGAAGAGATAAGGGGAGATATCAAGGGCATGGTCTCGCCGCACGCGGGTTACATGTATTCGGGGGCGGTGGCCGCCTGGGGATATAAGGCGCTGCTCATGCGTAAGTATGACACAGTGATCATTATAGCGCCCAGCCATAAGGCCTATTTTGAAGGAGCAGCGGTCCAGGAACGGGGCGGTTACAGGACGCCGCTCGGGATCGTACAGATCGACGAAGAGTTCGCATCCGAGCTCGTCAAGGAGAGCAAGGTCGTTCAGGCGAACACTCAGGTGCATAAAGGAGAACACTCTCTTGAGGTGCAGCTTCCCTTCCTTCAGGTTGTGCTGCAGGAGTTCAGGATGGTTCCTCTGATCATGGGAACTCAGGATAGTGGTGTTTCGCGGGAGTTGGCTTCGGCGCTCTCCAAGGTTATCCGCAGGATTGGGACAAAGTCTCTTGTTATAGGCAGCACGGATCTTTCTCACTATTATCCGTACGCCCATGCTCTGGAACTGGACGGGCAGGTGGCGCGCAATCTGGGTAGCTTCGATATCGCGGGACTCACCAGCGATCTTGAAGCGGACAAGTGCGAGGCGTGCGGAGCCGGAGCTGTCGTCGCAACCATGGCAGTCTCACGAAAGTTGGGGGCGAATGCTGCGAAAGTCCTGAAATACGCAAACTCAGGGGATGTATCAGGAGACAAAGCATCTGTGGTAGGATACATCTCCGCCGTCTTTTATCAAGAGGATGAAGGGCTTGGGACGTAG